The genomic stretch TATATCCCCCGTCATCGGTCTCTGCAACGGAGGCCGGCGCTATCTCGGGCATCGTCACCGTCCACGTCTCATTACCCCGGCCGTCGGTCTTTACGAGCAGCAGGCTCTCGCTCCCCCCGTACTTCTCCGCAAGGGTCGAGCCGAGGGCGATGAACCCGCCGTCCGCCGTCGGCGCAACGGCGTCGAACTTGTTGTTGTTCTCCGGTGCGAACGTCACGTTCCAGGCGACCTCCGGTGAGGTCTCGCTCGCAGAGACGATTCCTGCCGGCATCACCACCGCTATGAGCAGTGCCGCGAGGATCGTCCCCGACTTCCAGAAGTCTCGGACTGTTTCCGTCATGGAATCGATCACTGGTGCGGCGCGGCACGCAAAAAGCGTAGTGGTTCGCCCCGGCAATCCATTAATGAACGTGAACCTCCAATACCTCTAGCACGTGTTGGCAACATTCGACGGAACCTGGGTGCGCCTCGGCGGTGAAGGGCGGGCGCTCTACGAGCAGGGCGGCTACGGCAGGCCCGAGGGAACCGGCCTCCGCCTCTCTCCCGAAGAGGCGCTCTACCTCATGGAACGAAACAAGATCGACGTGAAAGACTTCGGTTTCGACGCCCTGCTCGGCCTCTTTGCCGGCCAGCCGAACTTCATCCGCAGGTACCTCGTCTACCGCGACATCCGCGAGCGGGGATACGTGATCCAGCCCGGGCCGCAGGATTTCCGCGTCTTCCGCCGCGGCCACAAGCCCGGCGCCGGGAAGTCCCGGTACCTGATCCGGGTTCTCTCCGAGCGCGACATCGTCGATTTCGACCGGTTAAGCCAGGACGTGCTTGCCGCGGTCAACATGCGCAAACAGTACCTCCTCGCGGTCGTCGACGACGAGGACGAGTTGACCTACTACGAGGTGCGGGTGCAGGATCTTCCCGGGGTCGGGGAGCCTGCGGGATGCGCGACGCCGGTGGAGGCCACGCTCTTCGGGACCTACGCGCTCGCCCACCTGCCGCCGGGAACCCCGCTCGAAGAGGACTGGTACGGCAAGCGGCTCGATACCGAACGGCTCCTCCTCCGCCCGGTCGAGTCGATCTATCTCATGCGCAGACGCTGCCTCTCGGTCGTGCAGGACGGGGGACAGATGACCGCAGAGCAGTTCCTCGATGCGGCGGCAGAAAAAGACGTCGAGATCCATGAGAAGGAACGGGTCTTCTCCGACCTCCGCGAGAAGGGCTACATCCCCCGGACGGGCTACAAGTTCGGCCACCATTTCCGCGTCTACTCCGGGAAGAAGAGCCATTCCGAGATGCTCGTCCACGCGGTTCCGTCCGGAACCTCTACGCCGATGAGCGCCGTCTCCCGCTCCGTCAGGCTCGCTCACAGCGTCAAAAAAAAGATGTTGTTTGCCTGCATATATAACACCGATATCAGATACGTCGAATTCGCCCGAATAAAACTGTGAGCGTCAGCACATGCATTCTGAAGTGAACCCGTGGTCGAGTAACCAGACCGTTGATGTGGATCGACTCTTTGCCGAGTTCGGCATCGAGCCGGTCAGTGAGGTCGCACGAAGGCTTCCCGAAGTACCGTCGTTTATGCGCAGGGGTATCGTCGTCGGGCACCGGGACTACAACCTGGTAGCCGACGCTATCCAAAAGCGCACCCCGTTTCACGTGCTGACCGGGTTCATGCCCTCGGGCCTCCCGCATCTGGGGCACCTGATGGTCATGAAAGAGGTCGTCTGGCACGTCCGGCAGGGCGGGAACGGCTACGTCGCCGTCGCCGACCGTGAGGCGCACGCGGTCCGCGGCATCTCGTGGGAGAAGTGCCGCGAGTACGGGAAGGAGTATCTCAAAGCCCTCTACGCCCTGGGATTCGAGGGCACGACCTACTACCAGAGCAAAAACGAGCGCCTGAAAGACCTCGCGTTCGAGGCGTCCACGAAGGTGAACTTCTCGGAGATGTCGGCGATCTACGGGTTCGGACCCGATACCTCGCTCTCCCATGCCATGAGCGTCATCACCCAGGTTGCCGACATCCTCTTCCCGCAGCTCGATGCCGGCCCTGCGCCCACCGTCGTCCCGGTCGGCCTCGACCAGGACCCGCACATCCGGCTCACCCGGGATGTGGCCTACAAACTCAGGCTCTTCACGGTCGAGGATCGCGGCGACCATATCAGCGTCCGGTCGAAGAACGCTCCCGAGGAGGCTATCGAGGCCGTGCACCGCGCCTTCCCCGGCTCGAAGAAGTACGCGGGCCACGTCGACGTCACCGGCCTTCCGCAGGGGCGGGTGGAGGACGCCGTCCGCGAGATCGAGATCGCTCACGGCGGGTTCGGGTTCTACCTCCCCTCGTCGACCTACCACATCTTCATGCCCGGGCTCCAGGGCGGGAAGATGTCGAGCAGCGTGCCCGAGAGTTCGTTCGGGTTCTACGAGTCCGAAAAGTCGGTCAGGAAGAAGGTCATGGCGGCGATGACCGGCGGCCGGATGACGCTCGAGGAGCAGAGGCGTCTCGGCGGCGAGCCGGACGCCTGCTCGGTCTATCTCCTGAATCTCTTCCACATGCTCGAAGACGACGTGGAACTTGCCGATCTCCGGCGCCGGTGCGAGAGCGGCGAACTCACCTGCGGGCAGTGCAAGAAGGAGACGCTGGAGCGCGTGAATGCGTTCCTCGCGGAGTTGCGGGATAAGATGGATGCGGTCGAGCACCTTGCAGAGGAGGTGTGACGGTGGAACTGACGCTGAACGAGAAGAGGCTCCTGGTTGCCCTGGGGACGATGGGATCGGCCGACGCGGCCGTCCTTGCGGAGAAGATGGATACCCGCCGGGAAGCGGTGGTGCAGTACGCGAACCTCGCCGGGGAGCGGGGCCTTGTGGACGTGGAGAAGCACGTCTCACGGCGGTATGTCCCGACGGAAGAGGGGCGGGCCTACATAGGAAAGGGCCTCCCCGAGCGGCAGGTGCTCGATAGCTTCGAGGAGACGATCCCGATGCGCGATCTCCAGAGCCATCCGCTTGCGAAGATCGCCATCGGCTGGATGCGCAAGAAGGGCTGGATCGCCATCCGCGACGGGGTCGTGCAGAAGACCGGCCGGACCGCCCCGGGACCCGATGAGGCCGCGTTTGCAAGGCTCGGCGAGAGCGGCGCGATCGAGGACGGCGATGGTGTTGCCGATCTCGCGAAGCGCGGGCTTGTCGAGGAGGAGGAGACCGTCGCCTACACCGTCTCGGTCACGCCCCGCGGCCGCGAACTCCTCAGCCAGGGCCTCGACCTGCGGGAAGAGGTGGGGACGCTCACCCGCGAGCAGATCCTCTCCGGTGAGTGGAAGGACCTCCCGCTCCGGCGCTACGACGTCACGAAACTGCCGAAACGCGCCTACCCGGGCAAGACCCACCCCTACCAGCGCCTCATCGACGAGATGCGCCGCATCCTCTTCGACATGGGCTTTGAGGAGATGGCGGGCGGGATCGTGCAGAGTTCGTTCTGGAACTTCGACGCTCTCTTCCAGCCGCAGGACCACCCGGCGCGGGAGATGCAGGACACCTTCTTCCTCGGCGAGCGCTGGCCGCTCCCGGCGGGATACGAGCGCGTCCGCGATATGCACGAGCACGGCGGCGAGACCTCCTCGACCGGGTGGGGGGGAACCTGGAGCGCCGAGAAGGCGGAGCAGTGCGTGCTCCGGACCCACACGACGAGCCTCTCCATCCAGCACCTGGCGAGCCACCCCACCCCTCCGGTGAAGGCGTTCTGCATCGGCCGGGTCTACCGGCGGGAGGCGGTCGATCCCACCCACCTTGCGGAGTTCGAGCAGCTCGAGGGGATCGTCATGGACGAAGACGTCAATTTACGTCACCTCCTCGGGTTCTTGAAAGAGTTCTACGCCAAGATGGGCTTTGAGAAGGTCCGGTTCCGACCCGGCTACTTCCCCTACACCGAGCCCTCCGTGGAGCCGGAGGTCTACGTCGACGGGCTCGGCTGGGTGGAACTCGGCGGCGCGGGCATATTCCGCCAGGAAGTGACCGCGCCCTTCGGGATCGAGCACCCGGTGCTCGCGTGGGGTCTCGGGATCAGCCGGGTGGCGATGCTCCGGCTGGGGCTGCGGGATCTCCGGCAGCTCTACAGGAGCGACGTCGAGTGGGTCCGGGAGACGCCCACCTACGGCGGGAGGCGGTAATATGGGAATAATCACGCTACCCTACCGGTACCTGGAACGGTTGACCGGGACCGACCGGCAGACGATCATCGACCGCGTTCCGATGATCGGGGCCGACATCGAACGGATCGAGGAAGACCACGTGGACGTCGAGTTCTTCCCCGATCGGCCGGACCTCTACTCTCCCGAGGGCGTTGCCCGGGCGATGCGCGGGTTCCTCGGTATCGAGGAGGGCCTCCCGGCCTACGCCGTCCGCCCTTCCGGGATCACCTTCTCGGTCGATCCGGGCCTTGCCGGTATCCGGCCGTATCTCGGCTCGGCCGTGATCCGGAACGTCAACCTCGACGAGGAGGCGATCG from Methanoculleus chikugoensis encodes the following:
- a CDS encoding tryptophan--tRNA ligase → MHSEVNPWSSNQTVDVDRLFAEFGIEPVSEVARRLPEVPSFMRRGIVVGHRDYNLVADAIQKRTPFHVLTGFMPSGLPHLGHLMVMKEVVWHVRQGGNGYVAVADREAHAVRGISWEKCREYGKEYLKALYALGFEGTTYYQSKNERLKDLAFEASTKVNFSEMSAIYGFGPDTSLSHAMSVITQVADILFPQLDAGPAPTVVPVGLDQDPHIRLTRDVAYKLRLFTVEDRGDHISVRSKNAPEEAIEAVHRAFPGSKKYAGHVDVTGLPQGRVEDAVREIEIAHGGFGFYLPSSTYHIFMPGLQGGKMSSSVPESSFGFYESEKSVRKKVMAAMTGGRMTLEEQRRLGGEPDACSVYLLNLFHMLEDDVELADLRRRCESGELTCGQCKKETLERVNAFLAELRDKMDAVEHLAEEV
- a CDS encoding phenylalanine--tRNA ligase subunit alpha; this translates as MELTLNEKRLLVALGTMGSADAAVLAEKMDTRREAVVQYANLAGERGLVDVEKHVSRRYVPTEEGRAYIGKGLPERQVLDSFEETIPMRDLQSHPLAKIAIGWMRKKGWIAIRDGVVQKTGRTAPGPDEAAFARLGESGAIEDGDGVADLAKRGLVEEEETVAYTVSVTPRGRELLSQGLDLREEVGTLTREQILSGEWKDLPLRRYDVTKLPKRAYPGKTHPYQRLIDEMRRILFDMGFEEMAGGIVQSSFWNFDALFQPQDHPAREMQDTFFLGERWPLPAGYERVRDMHEHGGETSSTGWGGTWSAEKAEQCVLRTHTTSLSIQHLASHPTPPVKAFCIGRVYRREAVDPTHLAEFEQLEGIVMDEDVNLRHLLGFLKEFYAKMGFEKVRFRPGYFPYTEPSVEPEVYVDGLGWVELGGAGIFRQEVTAPFGIEHPVLAWGLGISRVAMLRLGLRDLRQLYRSDVEWVRETPTYGGRR
- the endA gene encoding tRNA-intron lyase gives rise to the protein MLATFDGTWVRLGGEGRALYEQGGYGRPEGTGLRLSPEEALYLMERNKIDVKDFGFDALLGLFAGQPNFIRRYLVYRDIRERGYVIQPGPQDFRVFRRGHKPGAGKSRYLIRVLSERDIVDFDRLSQDVLAAVNMRKQYLLAVVDDEDELTYYEVRVQDLPGVGEPAGCATPVEATLFGTYALAHLPPGTPLEEDWYGKRLDTERLLLRPVESIYLMRRRCLSVVQDGGQMTAEQFLDAAAEKDVEIHEKERVFSDLREKGYIPRTGYKFGHHFRVYSGKKSHSEMLVHAVPSGTSTPMSAVSRSVRLAHSVKKKMLFACIYNTDIRYVEFARIKL